One genomic window of Opitutia bacterium includes the following:
- a CDS encoding TolC family protein yields MNLRRLALASTALLVSALGLAAQTAAPAPGSLTVDEAIKRALQRNFTLEAGRLSPQIAKDQIDIAQSTYLPNFSFSTSRGLSRTTQDGTTPGTKVKTGDTRFSVSEVFQTGTTASVSTKLDRTETSYFSAVNPAYNSDLTVSVRQPLLAGAGLEVNRAPIKRAQIGLERANLNYEASVLDIIQRTENAYYALAYAREQREVFKFSLALAERLLDEAKTRRQTGVATDLDVLQADVGVANARRSLLLSEQNVKDSEEALLALIGQFELDSVVGTVALPSAAPEIPTFASSYNAAKLHQPDYISAKLLLDQLQLDARVAKSNRLPDVSVGGAVGFNSYPSTRSYSSAVSSALDRDSNSWQVDLAVNLPWGQKADRARYRQALATVTQQEISVRSLEQTIEVQVRAAVRAVETNTESVKISAQARQLSEKQYELEQARFTAGLSTSRRVLEAQNDLETARVNELQAKVALRNSYTALYRLEGSALQRYGLTLQ; encoded by the coding sequence ATGAACCTCCGCCGCCTCGCCCTCGCCTCCACGGCCCTCCTCGTCTCCGCCCTCGGTCTCGCCGCGCAAACCGCCGCTCCCGCGCCGGGCAGCCTCACGGTCGACGAAGCCATCAAGCGCGCGCTCCAGCGCAACTTCACCCTCGAGGCCGGCCGCCTCAGCCCGCAGATCGCGAAGGACCAGATCGACATCGCGCAGAGCACCTACCTGCCGAATTTCTCTTTCTCCACCTCCCGCGGCCTCTCCCGCACCACGCAGGACGGCACCACGCCCGGCACCAAGGTCAAGACCGGCGACACGCGCTTCAGCGTCAGTGAGGTCTTCCAAACCGGCACCACCGCCTCCGTCAGCACCAAGCTCGACCGCACCGAGACCTCCTACTTTTCCGCCGTCAACCCGGCCTACAATTCCGACCTCACCGTCTCCGTCCGCCAGCCGCTCCTCGCCGGCGCCGGCCTCGAAGTGAACCGCGCCCCCATCAAGCGCGCCCAGATCGGCCTCGAACGCGCCAACCTCAACTACGAAGCCAGCGTCCTCGACATCATCCAGCGCACCGAGAACGCCTACTACGCCCTCGCCTACGCCCGCGAGCAGCGCGAGGTCTTCAAGTTCTCCCTCGCCCTCGCCGAGCGCCTGCTCGACGAAGCCAAGACCCGCCGCCAGACCGGCGTCGCCACCGACCTAGATGTCCTCCAAGCCGACGTCGGCGTCGCCAACGCCCGTCGCAGCCTCCTTCTCTCCGAGCAGAACGTGAAGGACTCCGAGGAAGCCCTGCTCGCGCTGATCGGCCAATTCGAACTCGATTCCGTCGTCGGCACCGTCGCCCTCCCCTCCGCCGCGCCGGAGATTCCCACCTTCGCCTCGTCCTACAACGCCGCGAAGCTCCACCAGCCCGACTACATTTCCGCCAAGCTCCTGCTCGACCAACTCCAGCTCGACGCCCGCGTCGCCAAGAGCAACCGCCTCCCCGACGTCAGCGTCGGCGGCGCCGTCGGCTTCAATTCCTACCCGTCCACCCGCAGCTACTCCTCCGCCGTCAGCAGCGCGCTCGATCGCGACAGCAACTCGTGGCAGGTCGACCTCGCCGTCAATCTCCCGTGGGGCCAGAAAGCCGACCGCGCCCGCTACCGCCAGGCCCTCGCCACCGTCACCCAGCAGGAGATCAGCGTCCGCTCGCTCGAGCAGACCATCGAGGTGCAAGTTCGCGCCGCCGTTCGCGCCGTCGAGACCAACACCGAAAGCGTGAAAATCTCCGCGCAGGCCCGCCAGCTGAGCGAGAAGCAATACGAACTCGAGCAAGCGCGCTTCACCGCCGGCCTCTCGACTTCCCGCCGTGTCCTCGAAGCGCAGAACGACCTCGAAACCGCCCGAGTCAACGAACTCCAAGCCAAGGTCGCGCTCCGCAATTCCTACACCGCGCTCTACCGCCTCGAAGGCAGCGCGCTCCAGCGCTACGGCCTGACGCTGCAATGA
- a CDS encoding tryptophanase, with protein MHFKTIIEPFRIKAVEPIRFTTREQRVAALTVADYNLFKLRAEDVIIDLLTDSGTGAMSAAQWAGMMQGDESYAGARSFFKFESAAREITGLKHIIPTHQGRAAERILFSSACTSGQVVPNNTHFDTTRANLEALGVRAVDLRCAEATQPSLVAPFKGNIDLVALERCLTENAGRVPFAMITVTNNSGGGQPVALANIRDAAAICRRHDVPLILDCCRFAENAWFIKQREPGQHDRTPLEIAREMFSYADGCTMSAKKDGLVNIGGFLALNDDALAVKCRNNLILTEGFPTYGGLAGYDLEALAVGLREVLDEDYLRYRIRSVEYLGEKLTAAGVPIVQPTGGHAIYIDAKGMLPHIPQSEFPAWALSCALYLEGGVRSVEIGSVMFGRQPDGTEKPSPMELVRLAFPRRVYTQSHVDYLLEVILHVNSQKSRIRGVKIVEAPPLLRHFTARLAPVGGALLA; from the coding sequence ATGCACTTCAAGACCATCATCGAGCCTTTCCGCATCAAGGCGGTCGAGCCCATCCGCTTCACCACACGCGAGCAACGCGTCGCCGCTCTCACCGTCGCGGACTACAATCTCTTCAAACTCCGCGCCGAGGACGTCATCATCGATCTGCTCACCGACTCCGGCACCGGCGCCATGTCCGCCGCGCAATGGGCCGGCATGATGCAGGGCGACGAGTCCTACGCCGGCGCGCGCTCGTTTTTCAAATTCGAGTCCGCCGCGCGCGAGATCACCGGCCTCAAGCACATCATCCCCACTCACCAAGGCCGCGCCGCCGAGCGCATCCTGTTCTCCAGCGCCTGCACCAGCGGACAAGTCGTGCCGAACAACACGCACTTTGACACCACGCGCGCCAACCTCGAGGCCCTTGGCGTCCGCGCCGTCGATCTGCGCTGCGCCGAAGCCACGCAGCCGTCGCTCGTCGCGCCGTTCAAAGGCAACATCGACCTCGTCGCCCTCGAGCGCTGCCTCACCGAAAACGCCGGCCGCGTGCCGTTCGCGATGATCACCGTCACGAACAACTCCGGCGGCGGCCAGCCAGTCGCGCTCGCCAACATCCGCGACGCCGCCGCCATCTGCCGCCGCCACGACGTGCCGCTCATCCTCGACTGCTGCCGCTTCGCCGAGAACGCGTGGTTCATCAAACAGCGCGAGCCCGGCCAGCACGACCGCACGCCGCTCGAGATCGCGCGCGAGATGTTCAGCTACGCCGACGGCTGCACCATGTCCGCCAAGAAGGACGGCCTCGTGAACATCGGCGGGTTCCTCGCGCTCAACGACGACGCCCTCGCCGTCAAGTGCCGCAACAATCTCATCCTCACCGAAGGCTTCCCCACCTACGGCGGCCTCGCCGGCTACGACCTCGAAGCGCTCGCCGTCGGCCTGCGCGAAGTGCTCGACGAGGACTACCTGCGTTACCGCATCCGCTCCGTCGAATACCTCGGCGAAAAGCTCACCGCCGCCGGCGTTCCCATCGTCCAGCCCACCGGCGGACACGCCATCTACATCGACGCGAAGGGCATGCTCCCGCACATCCCGCAAAGCGAGTTCCCGGCGTGGGCCTTGTCCTGCGCACTCTACCTCGAAGGCGGCGTGCGCTCCGTCGAGATCGGCTCCGTGATGTTCGGCCGCCAACCCGACGGCACCGAGAAACCGTCGCCGATGGAGCTCGTCCGCCTCGCCTTCCCGCGCCGCGTCTACACGCAGAGCCACGTCGACTATCTCCTCGAAGTCATCCTCCACGTGAACAGCCAGAAGTCCCGCATCCGCGGCGTGAAGATCGTCGAAGCCCCACCGCTCCTCCGCCACTTCACCGCCCGGCTCGCGCCCGTCGGCGGCGCCCTGCTCGCCTGA
- a CDS encoding tetratricopeptide repeat protein translates to MAKPSAPSTPPPAQPSFWIPFLMVGIVGALLGSTVTYLALRPQLDRAARASAMPIAANASMPADINHAPPADLTAGMPPAQAERTLGNFYYDHQNWPEAIRRYESAIKQGSDDADIRTDLGNAYRFSGRPQDALTQYELAQRMNPQHEFSLFNQGGLYFEDLKNTPKAIETWTAYLARFPNGTNAANARNLIAQASGAPAPLMPGGTGPLGAPSQPSSPGQSPNDQRLFDLINGAPKKP, encoded by the coding sequence ATGGCAAAACCGTCCGCGCCTTCCACGCCGCCGCCCGCGCAACCGTCGTTCTGGATTCCCTTCCTCATGGTCGGGATCGTCGGCGCGCTGCTCGGTTCCACCGTCACCTACCTCGCGCTGCGCCCCCAACTCGATCGCGCCGCCCGCGCCTCCGCGATGCCCATCGCTGCCAACGCCAGCATGCCCGCCGATATCAATCACGCCCCGCCCGCCGACCTGACCGCCGGCATGCCGCCCGCCCAAGCCGAACGCACGCTCGGCAACTTCTACTACGACCACCAGAACTGGCCCGAAGCCATCCGCCGCTACGAATCGGCCATCAAACAGGGCAGCGATGACGCCGACATCCGCACCGATCTCGGCAACGCCTACCGCTTCTCTGGCCGCCCGCAGGACGCCCTTACGCAATACGAGCTCGCCCAGCGCATGAACCCGCAACACGAGTTCAGCCTCTTCAACCAAGGCGGCCTCTACTTCGAGGATCTAAAGAACACCCCCAAGGCCATCGAGACCTGGACCGCCTACCTCGCGCGTTTCCCGAACGGCACCAACGCCGCCAACGCCCGCAATCTCATCGCCCAAGCCTCCGGCGCCCCGGCGCCCCTGATGCCCGGTGGCACCGGCCCGCTCGGCGCCCCGAGCCAACCCTCATCGCCCGGCCAAAGCCCCAACGATCAGCGCCTGTTCGACCTCATCAACGGCGCGCCCAAGAAGCCCTGA